From Atribacterota bacterium, one genomic window encodes:
- a CDS encoding transposase — translation MEKKEKRQFSFSTYEAYKKIKKNDPLKNLYESVDWSFIDNKLKGNYSAKKELVYSPISLFKAQLLVYLGEAKSNRDLADKLRFNTKYCVLCGFHHFMKTPAHSTFSAFKKKVGNDLYYKIIQKIVAQSSPIIIKKFPNVSPEQLHIAFYSKEEKMIKCNCKGKCKFDESILKDNKITGKKNYISFDYRIKLYFDKKTQKPFATELRPK, via the coding sequence ATGGAGAAAAAAGAAAAAAGGCAATTTTCATTTTCTACATATGAAGCGTATAAAAAGATAAAAAAGAATGATCCTCTTAAAAATCTTTATGAATCTGTAGACTGGTCTTTTATAGACAATAAGCTCAAAGGCAATTATAGTGCAAAAAAAGAACTGGTTTACAGTCCCATATCATTATTCAAAGCGCAATTATTGGTATATCTGGGTGAAGCAAAATCCAATCGTGATTTAGCTGATAAATTACGATTCAATACCAAATATTGTGTATTGTGTGGATTCCATCATTTTATGAAAACCCCGGCACATTCAACTTTTTCTGCCTTTAAAAAAAAGGTCGGAAATGATTTGTACTACAAAATTATACAAAAAATTGTTGCCCAAAGTAGTCCAATTATAATCAAAAAATTTCCTAATGTTTCTCCAGAACAATTACATATTGCCTTTTACTCAAAAGAAGAAAAAATGATTAAATGCAATTGTAAGGGAAAGTGTAAATTCGATGAGAGTATCTTGAAAGATAATAAAATTACAGGAAAAAAGAATTATATTTCATTCGACTATAGAATAAAATTATATTTTGATAAAAAAACCCAAAAACCATTTGCTACAGAGTTAAGGCCCAAGTAA